The following proteins are co-located in the Corynebacterium kalinowskii genome:
- a CDS encoding DUF3107 domain-containing protein, translated as MDIKIGFSDSPRELAFSTDTPKEELQARVSEVLAQDNGMLELHDDRGRTFLVKGSRIAYVELGSASTRPVGFIG; from the coding sequence ATGGACATCAAAATTGGTTTTAGTGACAGCCCTCGCGAGCTCGCCTTTTCCACCGATACTCCGAAAGAGGAGTTGCAGGCGCGTGTGAGCGAAGTACTCGCTCAGGACAATGGGATGCTGGAGCTTCACGACGACCGTGGCCGCACTTTCCTGGTTAAGGGCTCCCGCATTGCCTATGTCGAGTTGGGCTCTGCCTCGACCCGTCCGGTGGGATTCATCGGTTAA
- a CDS encoding ABC transporter ATP-binding protein, with protein sequence MHRLYGDFPALDGVNLTVESHQIFGLIGPNGSGKTTLLNQLQGIDAPTSGRVEVLGLDPIKQRNELTLRIGSQLQEAAVIPRLKVIEALRTFAAFYPSHRDPTELLEMVGLSGKANAWIDKLSGGQRQRVFIALALLNDAELLFFDELTSAVDPQSRLKIWDILRGLREQQRTIVLTTHSMEEAAALCDTIAIIDNGKIIAEGPVSELIERYGGGDELTLETSELDSGILAGLPGVRSVQQHQESLSVRGVGNFVPAVLSELYSRGVEIRSLDIHKATLESVFLELTGRRTLEVH encoded by the coding sequence GTGCACCGCCTTTATGGAGATTTCCCAGCGTTAGACGGTGTAAATCTCACTGTCGAGTCGCACCAGATTTTCGGCCTCATTGGCCCGAATGGCTCGGGGAAAACGACCCTTCTCAATCAGCTCCAGGGGATAGACGCTCCCACCTCGGGCCGGGTTGAGGTTCTAGGGTTGGATCCGATAAAGCAGCGAAATGAGTTGACGCTGCGTATCGGCTCTCAGCTGCAGGAAGCCGCAGTGATCCCCCGGCTCAAAGTGATCGAAGCGCTCCGGACCTTTGCGGCCTTTTACCCTTCGCATCGAGATCCGACTGAGCTGCTTGAGATGGTTGGTTTGTCGGGTAAGGCCAACGCGTGGATCGATAAGCTTTCAGGCGGGCAGCGACAGCGAGTGTTCATTGCGCTCGCCTTGCTCAACGATGCAGAACTTTTGTTCTTTGATGAACTTACCTCCGCTGTAGATCCCCAATCGCGTCTAAAGATCTGGGACATTCTGCGGGGTCTCCGCGAGCAACAGCGCACGATTGTGCTCACCACGCACTCGATGGAAGAAGCAGCAGCGCTGTGTGACACCATCGCCATCATCGATAACGGGAAGATCATCGCCGAGGGGCCGGTTTCCGAACTTATCGAACGTTATGGTGGCGGGGATGAATTGACCCTAGAAACATCAGAGCTAGATTCCGGGATTCTGGCTGGACTGCCCGGCGTGCGGTCTGTACAGCAACATCAGGAGTCTCTGAGTGTTCGAGGGGTTGGAAACTTTGTGCCTGCGGTCTTGTCCGAGCTTTATTCTCGAGGGGTAGAAATCCGGAGTTTGGACATCCACAAAGCAACACTGGAGAGTGTGTTCTTAGAGCTGACCGGTCGTCGAACTTTGGAGGTGCATTGA
- a CDS encoding 50S ribosomal protein bL37 codes for MSKRGRKRKDRRKGKANHGKRPNA; via the coding sequence ATGAGCAAGCGTGGCCGCAAGCGCAAGGACCGTCGTAAGGGCAAAGCTAACCACGGTAAGCGCCCTAACGCATAA
- the ybaK gene encoding Cys-tRNA(Pro) deacylase, which produces MARKKQAGTAALVALEKTGLSYTLHTFEVTGTHYGEEAAGALQAAKERVFKTLVVDLTAGKGPRRELAVCCLPVSHELSLKKAAKAHGVSKVTMADPKLAERSSGYVVGGISPIGQKNPLPTVIDHSATNWDTIFVSGGRRGLDIELSAQALQQATNAQLADLVAD; this is translated from the coding sequence GTGGCTAGGAAGAAGCAAGCTGGAACAGCAGCGCTCGTCGCCTTAGAAAAGACGGGACTCAGCTATACGTTGCATACTTTTGAGGTAACTGGAACGCATTATGGTGAGGAAGCAGCCGGGGCGCTGCAAGCTGCCAAAGAGCGGGTCTTCAAGACGCTAGTGGTTGATCTGACCGCAGGAAAAGGTCCCCGGCGCGAACTAGCGGTGTGTTGCCTGCCCGTGTCGCATGAGCTGAGCCTGAAGAAGGCAGCCAAGGCGCACGGCGTGTCGAAGGTGACTATGGCCGACCCCAAGCTTGCCGAGCGCAGTAGCGGCTACGTAGTGGGAGGCATCTCCCCCATCGGGCAAAAGAACCCCCTGCCCACGGTCATCGACCACAGCGCCACGAACTGGGACACGATTTTCGTCTCCGGCGGGCGACGCGGGCTCGACATCGAACTCAGCGCACAGGCACTCCAACAGGCAACAAACGCCCAGCTAGCTGACCTGGTCGCTGATTAA
- a CDS encoding DEAD/DEAH box helicase, with translation MSAQQPPSPTFAELGVAAEICQALSERGIVHTFAIQELTLPIALDGTDIIGQARTGMGKTLGFGVPLLDRVFDSADIAELDGTPRALVVTPTRELAVQVSADLEQVAKFTPVRVLTVYGGRPYEEQIDALRAGVDVIVGTPGRLIDLHNQGALKLDQVAILVLDEADEMLDLGFLPAIEKLLEALTHQHQTMLFSATMPGPILGLARSFMTKPIHIRAESAGSQQTHATTKQVVLQAHQMDKVAIIVRALQCADRGRTIIFTRTKRSAAEVANDLGVAGFTVGAVHGDLGQVAREESLQAFRDGIIDILVATDVAARGIDVDDVTHVINYQTPDDPMTYVHRIGRTGRAGHSGIAITLVGYDELSKWQAINSELGLDMPEPPRLFSTSPELYSMLGIPEDAQASVGESRRVFGGFSSTQRLRGPRTGSRHGDSKRDETAERITSPRPRRKARKR, from the coding sequence GTGTCTGCTCAACAACCACCCAGCCCCACGTTTGCTGAGCTCGGCGTCGCGGCGGAAATCTGCCAAGCGCTGAGCGAACGTGGCATTGTCCACACCTTCGCCATCCAAGAGCTCACCCTTCCTATCGCCCTCGATGGCACGGACATCATTGGCCAGGCCCGCACCGGCATGGGCAAGACTCTAGGGTTCGGTGTTCCGCTGCTTGACCGAGTCTTCGATTCGGCAGACATTGCGGAGCTCGATGGCACGCCCCGCGCTTTGGTGGTGACTCCCACCCGTGAGCTGGCAGTTCAGGTGTCCGCAGATCTCGAGCAGGTGGCAAAGTTCACCCCGGTTCGCGTGCTCACTGTCTACGGCGGTCGCCCCTACGAGGAGCAGATTGACGCTTTGCGGGCGGGGGTCGACGTCATTGTCGGAACTCCGGGTCGCCTCATCGATCTCCACAATCAAGGCGCCTTGAAGCTCGACCAGGTGGCCATCTTGGTTCTCGATGAAGCGGACGAGATGCTCGACCTTGGTTTCTTGCCCGCTATCGAAAAGCTGCTGGAGGCGCTGACCCATCAGCACCAAACCATGTTGTTCTCTGCGACGATGCCCGGCCCAATCCTTGGCTTAGCGCGTAGTTTCATGACCAAACCGATCCATATCCGTGCTGAGAGCGCCGGTTCCCAACAGACCCACGCCACGACCAAACAGGTCGTCCTGCAGGCACACCAAATGGACAAGGTAGCAATCATCGTCCGCGCACTTCAATGCGCTGATCGTGGTCGCACCATTATCTTTACCCGCACCAAGCGCAGCGCCGCGGAAGTGGCCAACGATCTCGGTGTAGCCGGCTTCACCGTCGGCGCCGTCCACGGAGATCTCGGACAGGTCGCCCGTGAAGAGTCCCTTCAGGCATTCCGCGACGGAATCATAGATATTCTCGTCGCAACAGATGTCGCAGCACGAGGTATCGATGTTGACGATGTCACCCACGTGATTAATTACCAGACCCCCGATGACCCGATGACCTACGTGCACCGTATTGGCCGTACCGGTCGGGCGGGCCACAGTGGCATCGCCATCACTTTGGTAGGTTACGATGAACTATCGAAATGGCAGGCGATCAACTCTGAGCTCGGCCTCGATATGCCGGAACCGCCACGGCTGTTCTCAACCTCTCCTGAGCTGTACTCCATGCTGGGTATCCCAGAAGACGCGCAGGCGAGCGTTGGCGAATCTCGACGCGTCTTCGGTGGTTTCAGCAGCACGCAGCGACTTCGTGGACCACGTACGGGGTCACGGCACGGCGATTCGAAGCGCGATGAAACCGCAGAGCGAATCACTTCCCCACGACCCCGGCGAAAGGCACGCAAGAGGTGA
- the rsrA gene encoding mycothiol system anti-sigma-R factor, protein MTSKPCDCSCTDAVLLLSELLDGECTPAAQEKLRAKIASCPHCFEKLGVEEEIRAILRRSCAESAPVTLRRRISVSIRLERG, encoded by the coding sequence ATGACAAGCAAGCCTTGCGACTGCAGCTGTACAGATGCGGTTCTTCTCCTCAGCGAGCTTCTCGACGGCGAGTGCACCCCGGCCGCGCAGGAGAAGCTTCGCGCCAAGATTGCCTCCTGCCCGCATTGCTTTGAAAAGCTTGGCGTGGAGGAAGAAATTAGGGCTATCCTTCGTCGCTCGTGCGCAGAGTCAGCACCGGTTACGCTGCGGCGGCGAATTTCGGTGTCCATCCGCCTAGAACGAGGGTAG
- a CDS encoding TIGR02569 family protein — protein MSAATGEPLVPEHVRAAFHAETGDAVPMGYAWDYGFRIGQVVLSPVLDPDNAAWSAKVREHLQVEGLRVARPVRSTDGRFIVAGWKATSFGAGELASGRVDEVVLAGLRLADALAQLPAPDFVAGPVTTAWEPKEIYRVADQAAWADDPAAVLAVGLDGDAIANDELKSALLLAARISALIPEIAAPSHVGHADMLTTTLFSGSQAPLVTDLVATVRPHGYTAALAAVDGMLFDATDPAIMHRFSHVPDFTALLMRALLYRVFVAALRGAEQGNITERLERVADLLIKG, from the coding sequence ATGAGCGCAGCAACTGGTGAACCGTTGGTACCCGAGCATGTTCGAGCGGCCTTTCATGCCGAGACTGGCGATGCGGTTCCCATGGGATACGCCTGGGACTACGGGTTTCGAATCGGCCAGGTGGTTCTCAGTCCGGTGCTGGATCCGGACAACGCAGCGTGGTCTGCCAAGGTGCGCGAACACCTCCAAGTCGAGGGATTACGCGTTGCCCGTCCGGTGCGCTCGACAGACGGTCGCTTCATTGTCGCAGGTTGGAAGGCCACTAGTTTTGGTGCCGGTGAGCTAGCTTCCGGACGTGTCGACGAAGTCGTCCTTGCGGGGCTCCGCCTTGCGGACGCACTGGCGCAGCTGCCAGCACCCGACTTTGTCGCCGGTCCAGTCACCACAGCGTGGGAACCAAAGGAGATTTACCGCGTCGCCGACCAGGCTGCGTGGGCCGATGATCCTGCAGCAGTGCTGGCCGTAGGTTTAGACGGTGATGCTATTGCCAATGATGAGTTGAAATCTGCTTTGCTTCTCGCGGCTCGCATCAGCGCGCTGATTCCGGAAATCGCTGCACCTTCTCATGTCGGCCACGCCGATATGCTCACCACCACGCTGTTTTCGGGGAGTCAAGCGCCACTGGTCACTGATTTGGTGGCAACGGTCCGGCCACATGGTTACACCGCGGCCTTGGCTGCGGTAGATGGCATGCTTTTCGACGCCACTGACCCCGCCATCATGCACCGATTCTCGCATGTTCCCGATTTCACGGCGCTGCTCATGCGTGCGCTGCTCTATCGAGTCTTCGTCGCGGCACTTCGTGGCGCTGAGCAGGGGAACATCACTGAGCGTTTGGAACGCGTCGCGGATCTCCTCATCAAGGGGTAG
- a CDS encoding sigma-70 family RNA polymerase sigma factor, translated as MNDPALVARFEADALPLLDQLYGGALRLTRNPADAEDLVQETYMKAFKSFDSFKEGTNLKAWLYRIMTNTYINSYRKAQREPAQLPTEEITDYQLYSTSSHLSTGLDSAEVEALKTLPDNDIVAALNDLSEEYRMVVYYVDIEGLAYKEVAEILDVPIGTVMSRLHRGRKQLRKVLKEVAISYGIGAKEEK; from the coding sequence ATGAATGACCCCGCGCTGGTCGCGAGATTTGAAGCGGACGCGCTCCCGCTTCTCGACCAACTCTACGGCGGAGCCCTTCGCCTGACCCGAAACCCCGCAGATGCGGAGGACTTGGTCCAGGAAACCTACATGAAGGCCTTCAAATCTTTCGATAGCTTCAAAGAAGGCACGAACCTCAAGGCCTGGCTGTACCGGATTATGACCAATACGTACATCAATTCCTACCGTAAGGCTCAGCGTGAGCCAGCTCAGTTACCCACGGAGGAAATCACGGATTACCAGCTGTATTCCACCTCATCGCACCTGTCCACCGGTTTGGACTCTGCCGAGGTAGAAGCATTGAAAACCTTGCCGGATAACGACATCGTCGCTGCACTGAACGACCTCAGTGAGGAATACCGCATGGTCGTCTACTACGTGGACATCGAGGGCCTTGCGTACAAAGAGGTGGCGGAAATCCTGGATGTGCCCATCGGCACAGTGATGTCTCGGTTGCACCGTGGAAGAAAACAGCTGCGAAAAGTGTTAAAGGAAGTAGCGATCAGTTACGGAATCGGAGCGAAGGAAGAGAAATGA
- a CDS encoding WhiB family transcriptional regulator → MDWRHEAVCRDEDPELFFPVGNSGPALAQIAAAKMVCNRCPVTSQCLAWALESGQDAGVWGGMSEDERRALRRRKNRGRGRTRTTV, encoded by the coding sequence ATGGATTGGCGCCACGAAGCAGTATGCCGCGATGAAGACCCAGAGCTCTTCTTCCCAGTAGGCAATTCCGGACCAGCTCTCGCACAGATCGCTGCAGCCAAGATGGTCTGCAACCGCTGCCCAGTCACCTCCCAGTGCCTCGCATGGGCACTCGAGTCCGGCCAGGATGCTGGCGTTTGGGGTGGCATGAGCGAAGACGAGCGTCGCGCCCTGCGTCGCCGCAAGAACCGCGGTCGCGGCCGTACCCGCACCACCGTCTAA
- a CDS encoding ABC transporter permease yields the protein MRGYPQLTKALLASMSRDPIGFFFLVFFSPLLLIIFGQIFGNEPDPEFGGRGFIDNMLPGLTVIAIMMTGVMAIPQNHLALRASGALARLRVTPLRARTFVAADLTVNFLLGFVGAALTLVLGVLVFDIEAPKHVLGVLAAFALGLLAMMAIGYTLASLYPSVAAATGIGNVLMIVLMLTSGAFIPKSVLPAGIEKVMNASPVFHLAELVRASWAGNSWPTISSMVVVGTLVVFGVLGTVLFRWNK from the coding sequence ATGCGTGGCTACCCGCAGCTGACCAAGGCATTGTTGGCCTCAATGTCCCGTGACCCGATTGGCTTCTTCTTCCTCGTCTTCTTTTCGCCATTGCTCCTGATCATTTTCGGCCAGATTTTCGGCAATGAACCCGATCCAGAATTCGGCGGTAGGGGCTTCATTGACAATATGCTGCCGGGACTCACAGTGATCGCCATCATGATGACCGGCGTCATGGCCATCCCACAAAACCACTTGGCTCTGCGAGCGAGCGGGGCACTCGCCCGGCTGCGGGTGACACCTCTGCGAGCCCGGACTTTCGTGGCAGCTGACCTTACGGTGAATTTCCTGTTGGGCTTCGTCGGTGCTGCTTTGACCCTAGTTTTAGGCGTGCTGGTATTCGACATCGAGGCACCCAAGCATGTGCTTGGAGTCCTCGCTGCCTTCGCGCTGGGTCTTCTTGCGATGATGGCCATTGGGTACACCTTGGCATCGCTTTATCCGAGCGTCGCAGCGGCAACGGGCATCGGCAATGTTTTGATGATTGTGCTCATGTTGACTTCGGGGGCATTTATCCCAAAGTCGGTTTTGCCTGCTGGAATTGAGAAAGTGATGAATGCCTCGCCGGTCTTTCACCTCGCTGAGCTCGTGCGGGCCTCGTGGGCTGGTAATTCGTGGCCCACCATTTCCTCAATGGTTGTGGTTGGAACTTTGGTGGTGTTTGGTGTGTTGGGAACAGTGCTTTTCCGGTGGAATAAGTAG
- a CDS encoding SOS response-associated peptidase has product MCGRFVLFTTGESLLRATAELIDDPTRPTRAPHGAPPPRYNIAPTNVIPIVRFLAEETLLEPARWGLLPHWKKDLTGAPLFNARAETIAEKPSFRDAYKRGRCVIPLDGYYEWHEKKPYFVRPADGGMLWAAGLWATGLDQLSATMVTTDSVAPLDWLHHRLPRFLTREEVAPWLTGATDLLHPSPAHLVSSLVTSPADPAVGNVRNDYPELISDQVS; this is encoded by the coding sequence ATGTGCGGACGCTTTGTTCTCTTTACAACAGGTGAGTCTCTGCTGCGAGCCACCGCAGAGCTTATCGACGACCCAACCCGCCCCACCCGGGCACCCCACGGGGCTCCGCCACCCCGCTACAACATCGCACCCACGAACGTCATTCCGATCGTGCGGTTCTTGGCGGAGGAAACCTTGCTGGAACCCGCGCGCTGGGGGCTGCTGCCGCATTGGAAAAAGGACCTGACCGGGGCACCGCTCTTTAATGCGCGAGCGGAAACCATCGCGGAAAAGCCCTCGTTCCGCGATGCCTACAAGCGGGGACGCTGCGTGATCCCGCTCGATGGCTACTACGAGTGGCACGAAAAGAAGCCCTACTTTGTGCGTCCTGCGGACGGGGGAATGCTGTGGGCAGCCGGGCTGTGGGCCACGGGCTTGGATCAGCTGTCGGCCACGATGGTGACCACTGATTCCGTCGCCCCGCTTGACTGGCTGCACCATCGGCTGCCACGGTTCCTCACCAGGGAAGAAGTGGCGCCGTGGCTTACCGGAGCGACGGATCTGCTGCACCCGAGCCCAGCCCACCTGGTGTCCTCGTTGGTGACTTCGCCCGCGGACCCCGCTGTGGGCAACGTCCGCAATGACTACCCGGAGTTAATCAGCGACCAGGTCAGCTAG
- a CDS encoding Rv3212 family protein — MSDHNRHPQASTGPLQRSKKDLIAATVLATAALVGVGTVWATAPIRHSDLVPPAETYTNPGALASAPTALHERWRVSNPAVPSLTRPLISEGLVISAEGGTVVAHDATTGEPVWSYERDLGVCSLGAAFGSVVVTYRNAAGCGDVTQIDAKTGTYRSTRSAPSRDEVLPISSNDRVGIVNSERVELWRSDLVRTVEYGDKVAKQEANLQPHENCVISSALTRKELLAVVEKCPDQPNNSMLRFQATTPEDSRKPKIKADVAIPGTDSQLIAVGQTAAAVYVPGAPAKLITYDDQGKEKARLDVKSSPLIADHVENTPDLAFSPETADLPHHMTWFDGERLYLLNPASLAAEVIFEGALGTGVAVGDRIMFPIEGGIAVGNWANGQIESTIPVDRGDYQGRVALTVAGTTVVEKRGDTLVGLGG; from the coding sequence GTGAGCGATCACAATCGTCATCCCCAGGCTTCGACAGGCCCATTGCAACGATCGAAGAAGGACCTCATCGCGGCCACTGTGCTAGCTACCGCTGCCCTGGTCGGTGTGGGAACAGTATGGGCTACCGCGCCGATACGGCATTCGGACCTCGTTCCCCCGGCTGAGACCTACACCAACCCTGGTGCACTTGCTTCCGCCCCTACAGCTCTACACGAGCGCTGGCGCGTATCCAATCCAGCGGTCCCCAGCCTCACCCGGCCACTGATTTCCGAAGGCCTCGTCATCTCAGCTGAAGGTGGCACCGTCGTCGCCCACGATGCCACTACCGGCGAGCCGGTATGGTCCTACGAACGCGACCTCGGTGTCTGCTCACTCGGCGCAGCTTTCGGATCCGTCGTCGTTACGTATCGCAATGCGGCTGGTTGCGGAGATGTCACCCAAATTGATGCCAAAACTGGCACGTACCGCTCTACTCGCAGTGCCCCAAGCCGGGACGAGGTGCTACCGATCTCATCCAATGACCGCGTCGGTATCGTCAATTCAGAACGGGTAGAACTGTGGCGCAGCGACCTCGTTCGCACCGTGGAATACGGCGACAAGGTAGCTAAGCAAGAGGCGAACCTGCAGCCTCACGAGAATTGTGTCATCTCTTCCGCCCTCACCCGCAAAGAACTGCTTGCTGTGGTCGAGAAGTGCCCTGACCAGCCAAACAACTCAATGCTGCGTTTCCAGGCTACGACCCCAGAAGACTCCCGCAAGCCGAAAATTAAAGCCGACGTTGCAATCCCCGGCACAGACTCCCAACTCATCGCCGTCGGCCAAACAGCAGCGGCCGTCTACGTTCCTGGTGCCCCAGCCAAGCTGATCACCTATGACGATCAGGGCAAGGAGAAAGCACGACTCGATGTGAAGAGCAGCCCGCTCATTGCTGATCATGTGGAAAATACGCCGGATCTGGCTTTTTCCCCCGAAACCGCCGATCTCCCCCATCATATGACCTGGTTCGACGGTGAACGCCTTTACCTGCTGAACCCGGCGTCCCTGGCTGCGGAAGTCATTTTTGAAGGAGCACTCGGCACAGGTGTCGCTGTTGGTGACCGCATCATGTTCCCGATTGAGGGCGGAATCGCGGTCGGCAATTGGGCTAACGGCCAAATCGAGTCAACCATCCCCGTCGACCGTGGCGACTACCAAGGACGCGTGGCGCTCACGGTTGCTGGAACGACGGTCGTCGAAAAGCGCGGCGATACCCTGGTGGGCCTGGGCGGCTAA
- a CDS encoding diacylglycerol/lipid kinase family protein, which yields MRCLVLSNPNSTSLTDKVFRKALAPLLDVADIHARPTHYQGHAAETVRGLTRDDFDAVIVIGGDGTVNEVVSGLIGDTPDPERQPKVGIIPTGSANVFVRALGFPNDPAEATAQLAELMKAGTYRRLPVGRVNDRWFCVNVGFGFDAEIINTMDRLRGHGIPATPWNYSVVSFGAWRALRHTPPHIHFEASRRDGEVVTGDVPFIIVSNTNPWTYAGPVPIVTNPQHSIEDGCSLYALSELSDIGGIRAVMNVARSSLTGMHGFPVDAQETRVDDAVAITLESTKPLKWQVDGEYAGITSTLNISTVPKAIDVICPNPTNIE from the coding sequence ATGCGTTGCCTCGTGCTCTCCAATCCGAATTCGACCAGTCTCACTGACAAGGTCTTTCGAAAGGCTCTGGCCCCTTTGCTGGACGTTGCTGACATTCACGCTCGTCCCACGCACTATCAGGGGCATGCTGCGGAAACGGTTCGTGGCCTGACCCGGGATGATTTCGATGCGGTCATCGTTATCGGCGGCGACGGAACAGTCAATGAGGTGGTCAGTGGTCTCATCGGCGATACCCCGGATCCCGAGCGCCAGCCCAAGGTTGGCATCATCCCAACCGGCTCGGCCAATGTGTTTGTCCGCGCACTAGGCTTCCCAAATGACCCGGCGGAGGCGACTGCCCAGCTCGCCGAACTGATGAAAGCAGGCACTTATCGACGCCTCCCGGTCGGCCGCGTCAATGACCGTTGGTTTTGCGTGAACGTAGGTTTCGGTTTCGATGCCGAAATCATCAACACGATGGACCGCCTGCGCGGCCACGGCATTCCGGCCACCCCGTGGAACTACTCCGTTGTCTCTTTCGGAGCTTGGCGAGCACTGCGCCATACTCCGCCGCACATTCACTTCGAGGCTTCCCGCCGAGACGGAGAAGTTGTCACCGGAGATGTTCCTTTCATCATTGTGTCCAATACGAACCCATGGACGTACGCCGGCCCGGTACCGATTGTGACTAACCCTCAGCACAGCATCGAGGACGGCTGTAGCCTGTATGCCTTAAGTGAACTTTCGGACATTGGTGGCATCCGTGCCGTTATGAACGTGGCTCGCTCTTCGCTGACGGGAATGCACGGTTTTCCGGTCGATGCACAGGAAACGCGAGTTGACGATGCTGTCGCAATCACACTCGAGTCTACGAAGCCTTTGAAGTGGCAGGTAGACGGCGAATATGCCGGTATTACTTCCACGCTAAACATCTCCACTGTGCCCAAAGCAATCGATGTAATTTGCCCAAATCCGACAAATATTGAGTGA
- a CDS encoding DUF3152 domain-containing protein, translating into MVRFAREYGWRAYAIPVLLVITIWVFVDVVRGTGEQETGEAARTSVASANEATPSRGNGPVPADAKPINLPTGELPVGGAFTEAGDKSYRIVGNPGPKVGEGREQAVTYVVEVENGVDTAAYGGDAAVAAMVDATLSNPMSWTKDPAFSFQHVRAEDNPTLRIQLTSVGTTHELCGQDIAMETSCFTSDGQRVVLNESRWVRGAITAQGDIGSYRQYLINHEVGHALGFAGHAACPQSGELAPIMMQQTLSLNNSELHQLDPNEAYPDDQMTCEFNPWPFPRP; encoded by the coding sequence TTGGTGAGGTTTGCCCGAGAGTACGGGTGGCGTGCGTATGCCATTCCAGTACTTTTGGTCATCACCATCTGGGTTTTTGTTGACGTTGTTCGCGGAACGGGAGAGCAGGAAACCGGTGAGGCTGCGCGGACTTCGGTGGCATCAGCCAACGAGGCAACGCCTTCTAGAGGTAACGGTCCAGTTCCGGCCGATGCGAAGCCTATCAATTTGCCGACCGGTGAATTGCCTGTTGGCGGAGCTTTTACCGAGGCCGGCGATAAGTCATACCGCATCGTTGGAAACCCTGGCCCGAAAGTCGGCGAGGGGCGTGAGCAAGCGGTGACCTACGTGGTGGAAGTAGAAAACGGCGTCGATACGGCTGCGTATGGTGGCGACGCTGCTGTTGCGGCAATGGTGGACGCCACCTTGTCTAACCCCATGAGTTGGACGAAAGATCCTGCCTTTTCTTTCCAGCACGTCCGCGCCGAGGATAACCCTACGTTGCGCATCCAACTGACCTCCGTAGGAACGACGCATGAGCTGTGTGGCCAGGATATCGCCATGGAAACGAGCTGCTTTACTTCCGATGGGCAGCGCGTCGTATTGAATGAGTCCCGTTGGGTTCGAGGCGCAATTACCGCCCAGGGAGATATTGGCAGTTACCGCCAGTACTTGATTAATCATGAGGTAGGGCATGCGTTGGGCTTTGCTGGCCACGCAGCGTGTCCACAAAGCGGTGAGCTAGCGCCGATCATGATGCAGCAGACCTTGAGTTTGAATAACTCGGAATTGCACCAGTTGGACCCGAATGAAGCTTATCCGGATGATCAGATGACGTGTGAGTTTAATCCGTGGCCGTTTCCGCGACCGTAG